From Malus sylvestris chromosome 1, drMalSylv7.2, whole genome shotgun sequence:
CATTCTTCACAAAAGGCCATACTAATCTGTCTTTCAATAGCGGGTCACCCGAATGTGTCTCGTAAATCGCCTTGAGTTCCTCCTCCAACAGAAAGGGTTTAAGGAAATTAATCTCCCAGCTTCCATTTTCAGTGCCTAACAAGGAATTCACCCTGAGGTTTAAAGAGACAGGAACCGGACCCAAGGGAGAAGGGTGTCCTGATGGGATAGATGGCAGCCATCTATCCACCCAAACCCTGACATCATTTCCATTCATTATCTGCCAGTGAGCACCACCCCGAAGTATTTCTCTACCAACAAGGAGGCTTGACCATGCCCATGAAGCTCTTCCACCCCTCTTGGCGTCAAAAAAAGAACAATTGGGGAAGTATCGGCCTTTAATAACTGACGCCCACAAAGAGTTTGGTTCCAATAACAACCTCCAACACTGTTTCGCCAAAAGAGCGTCGTTGAACTCCGTAAATTTGGTAACGATATTTATTTAAGCAGGGAAATCAACAAAACTGAACAAAAgtatatatacaaaaaaaaaaaaaaaaagacaaaaaatgaCCTCCATCAAATTGAAGGCGTGTTTGCAGTTTGCTTGATTCTACATATtccagagaagaaagaaaaacacggagagagagagagagagggaaaacgGTTATTTGGGAGGGAGGGATGCATGGCAAAGTGTGTTAACTTATGAGGCAGTCAGTTGCTACCAATTGGGCTCATGGCACCAATTGGGCTGACTCAATCCAACGCTATAAAATTGTGGGCTTATTAATTAAGGCCTCAAGCCTTCAACAGCAGTTGTGCCGTGGTTCGTTGACTAACAAAGCAACGTCATATGGTGGGGGTCCCACCCGCGGactggggagagagagagagtcagtGTCTAAGTCACAGATATTTTTAAGTATGATCGGTACAAGGGATGGTACATCATGTGCAGTGACTGATGCATTGAGAGGTGGagggtcagctgaccccccAAACTTCGGTAAACGTCTATGGATACTTTGAGTGTTGACCCTCCAAACTTTGGTGAATATTCATGGATACTTTGGGTGTTGCCCTTTCGAAGATAAGAATTGACTTCATACACGCCCTCCAACTGACTTCAAAGCCTACCAAGACTCGGTAAATGTCCATTGATACCTTGAGTGTTGTCATTTCGAAGATTAGAATTGGTTTCATACACGCTCTCCAACTGACTTCAGGCCTACCAAGACTCGGTAAATGTTTATGAATATCTTGGGTGCTACCCCTTGCATACATTAACATGTGTGCAATATGTCTTTCTAAATGACTATAGGCCTACCAAGACTCGATGAAATTGATATATGCATgctatttttggtaaaaaaatttgCGCTCTATTCTTACTGACCCCCTAATATTATTTCTTAGATTCGCCACTGaccacgtgttattatacaaattgtgtaatatgtgtgctaaaaagttaataacttaaaaaataaaaattttcacaaaTTTCATTAAAACGCGTGATGTACCATTTGTTTTCCATCACAAAAAATTCTCGTATAAGTCTTCCTTGCTTGCGGAATAGCATGGTTTGACCTTTGCTTTCCTTTGAACTAGAGGTGAATTTTGATTtgagaggagaagaagaagcgaTTGGATTGGATATTTGGACTGATTCAACTCTATTATTTATTCTAAGTTGtaacacaaacaaccaaaccaaaccaaaccaacgAAATTTCCTTCCTGAGTCTTTGACTGCACCCAACCACCAAACACCGCAACCCCCATAACCGCCATAACCCCAACACAAGCAACGCAGaaagaaacaaagaacaaaAGGAGGAAGAATGAGTTTCCAAGATCTCGAGGCTGGTTCTTCTCCCCAACAGCAACACCAACAACGACGACCTTTCGTTTACTCGAATGCGATTCAGAACCAGCAGCAAAATCGAAGTCAAAATCTTTACGAGCCGTCCCAGGCCCTGTCTGCCGGGATTTTCCAAATCAACACCGCCGTATCCACTTTTTACCGCCTCGTCAATTCCCTCGGCACCCCGAGAGACACCCTTCAACTCCGAGACAAGCTGTCAGTACTACTTTTCATattccattttcttcttcttaataATTCTTCCCCTCTTTTCAATTTCTTATTAGGTTTGTATGATTAGACATATTATTTCCttaattgattgattgattgtaCGTTAATGAGAGTTATCAACGTTCCAACCTAATTCACTGTTTATCTCAATGGGAAATTGGCACTTGGCACTGGCAGGCATAAGACAAGGGCGCATATTGGGCAGTTGGTGAAAGATACTTCAGACAAACTCAAGCAAGCTAGTGAAACTGATCACCATGCCCAAGTTACTGTAAGCATTCAATTCATTGTACTTGTCTAACTATGTAAGTTGTCATTATCGGACTTCACCCCTTTTGGCTGACAAACTGCAGGTTGTCAAGAAGATTGCGGATGCTAAGCTTGCAAAGGATTTCCAGGCCGTACTTAAAGAATTCCAGAAGGCTCAGAGGCTTGCAGCTGAAAGGGAAACAACATATGCTCCCTTTGTTCCCAAAGATGTTCTTCCATCCAGGTATTATCTTATCACATGTTGTTACTGGGAGGAACACACTTTAACACAAGCATTGGAGTTTCTATAAAGTGTAAACTTGCACGTCTAAGTTTACGTATTTCTTCTCGATGatttaactctaattttctctCCATTACTTGCATCTTCTACTCATCAATGCCTTTCATCATATTGTGCAGTTATCATGCCCATGAGCAGGAGATGAGTTCTTCTAGGAGTTCTAAACACCAAACTCTTCTTCTAGAATCAAAAAGGTGGGCAACTTAATACTTCCATAAGTTGAGAAACTTCTGTTATTTCCATCTATAATACCCTGAACGAAAATTTATCATCCTAAAACCAAAGAAATCTTTGAGTTTCTAGATAGTCAAGTAAAAGAGTCACTTCCCTTAAAAGGAAAGAAATACCTTCTTAACTAGTTAAGGGATTTTTCTTTTGTGCCTGATCATGAAGTATCTCCATTTCCTCGATTACATTGTTAAACGGATTGTGTTAAGCCATCTTATTGTTTTGCGAGCTTTGATAGGCCAGATGAATGTATCTTCTTCCCATGGAGatgttttcccttttttttcttaattttttttatggaaacACATTTTCCAACTGGATAAGGTTCTCTAGTAATTTGGACTTGCCCTGAAAACTAGTTATTGCCTTTGATGTTGAGTGCCTATCGTGATGCAACTGGAATCCATGGTTAAGTTACAGATTTGATATGTTGTATGCAGACAAGAGGTTGTACTTGCAGACAATGAGATTGCATTCAATGAAGCCATTATTGAAGAAAGGGAGCAAGGGATCCAAGAAATTCAACAACAGATCAGTGAGGTTAATGAGATTTTCAAAGATCTAGCTGTCCTGGTCCATGATCAAGGAGCTATAATCGGTTAGTCCAGTTTCTGTTCATTGTTACGTAGAAATTGAATTTGCGTTTGTTGAGTCACTTGTACATTGTGTGCCCTACTTTGAAAGACGCTGTCTGTACATGTGTGTGTTTTCAGATGATATTGGTGCTAACATTGAGAACTCCCACGCTGCAACCGTGCAAGCAACCTCCCACCTTGTGAAAGCATCTAAGACCCAAAGATCTAATTCATCCCTggtaattttcttttccttccaacACATGAACCCGTTTCCTGTTTTCTCTTGTTTTGTGTATTCAACTCCAAGATTAAGTTGCTATAAAAAAACTTTAACCAAAGGGTGCGATATATAGGCTGGATTGACATACATAATTGGTTAATTTCTTTATTTCAGTTATTATTATATAAAGCATTGGATTCATAGAGGTTACTAATTATTTATGTTATTTGGGCAGACGTGTTTGCTGTTGGTGATATTTGGAgtcatcctcatcattgtgATTATAGTTGTCATGGCTTGAGCAGTGATCAAAAGGAATGATATATAAAGTATTTCCTTGCAAGAACAAATATTTTCCTTGTCTTGTCTCCtatcctctcctctcctctccttcaGCTTTGAGCTGGGTCTGATGCTAAGGCCAAATGACTCGGACTCAACCCTTGGTGTTGGAGTGGCTGGCATCGTTGTCGGCTGTAAACAAAATGCACAGTTACTATGTATACGTGGGGTATAGAACCTTCCCCAAGACTAGAAGCATAGAGTCAGCAAACAAAtgtatttatcattttttctcCTTAAACTAATGAtgtatttatcttcttttttttaaaggtagtgattttcacacgttttattttttccttttgtagTCAAATCCTTCTTGCTTATATCATGTTTCAGTCTTTTGATTCTCTTTTAATATATTCAGTTCAGAGGCTAGAAAAAGAAATGGAGGAATGCAGGGGAGAAATGGAGTTCAAAAATCACTTCCTTTTTAATAGATATGTACATAtgatgaaaaattaaataaaatcctatgaattcttatttttttacaacCAAACATGCCCTTaatttttacgaagaagaaaaaaagtaaataaaaaggaaagctTGTCTAGCAGGCAAAACAAGTAGTAAGAATAGCCCATTCCAAGATTGTTATTGTAATCCCGTTTGAGAGTAAGAGTTGAGCCCAAGAACCTCAACCCAgcgcattttttttttttttttttttttttacacaataactactaataatatggttcaaatatACTTTTAAACAACGGAAATAGTAAGCGGCTCGGCCAAACCCATCTTGAAAAGcgaagaataaagaaaaagaataaactaaaaacaagGGAACAAGTTCCTTGCTGCAAAGTCTTGGTCTCTTGGATTGGAATTTTGATGGATGGATGTTACCTTGTTCGACGGAGCTGAGCTGAGACGACAAACTCAGTGGATTCCAAATCACCATTTTCTCTGAGAAACCCATCCGTCCTTCCTTCCGGCGTCTCGGCCACCCACCCCACCAAGGTTACCTGCCTGAGATCTCTCACCTGGGTTTGCTTTCTgtcttataattttttttttatcaaattattCATCAGGTCAGGAATTACTTGttaatattcttttattttctgttgaaTAAGAATTAACCTTGTTTCTAAGAATTCAAATCGATTCCATTCGATTCAATTTGTACACGATGATgtgatttctttcttttgtctttGCACTTCGTGTAATGTTATCTGTTGTCCATGACAATTCGTCATTCCTCCAAACTTTGATTTGATGCACTTGAAGAATTGACCTTGTTTCTTGTCGCCTTTGGTCTCTCTCATCGTAACGTGTTCTTCTTACAGTTACAGGCCTTCCCAAGTTTCCAGTTCATAGAATTCGATTCAATTTGACCATTTCACGATTTCCCAACTACTCAATTGCCCTCTTCTCTTGTTTCTACTTAAGTATTATTATATCATGTTCTTAATTCCAAATATATCGTCCTCATTATCTTGACTTGATTATACAAGATCCCTGTCTGCATTCAACTCCCCTAAACCTTTTCTGATAATCTTTCTTCTGGAATAAACTTCAAGACTTGATTCTTTGGTAAGACAATAACAATGGCATCCCTATTTCACTCTGCAGGTCGCGTCTCAAGAGTCCAGTAACTTTCCCACTCATTGTCAAGGTAATACTTCTTGTACCCATGAATTTGTGTTTCACCTGTATTCCAGTAACAGTGCATAAGCATGCCTGCTCTGTAATAGATCTTGTGCTTATTATCTTGGCAAACAATGCCATTACACTGGTTACCTTCCACATGGTACACTACACACCTTCAACGGTAGTAGATAATGTACTCAACTTGTTACTCTCAATTTGCTTTTCCATACGATACACAAATTTACccctctttttattttattttatttttatcaattctGGGAACAACAGAGTTACATTCAAACCTGTGCATGTCGTATTGCTTTTTGTATTTATGATTTGCAAACATGAAAATTATTGGAAGGCGTCTTTCCTTTTGCAGTTGACGTAAACTACTGCATGGCCTCTGTGGCTGATGTGGCATAAATGGAAGGAGAAGTTCATGAGCAAATTATCCAAGTATATCAAGTATTTGCTGGGGATTGACAACACAATCCCAATGGTGAACCCAAAACTTCCCCGTCGTCCAGCCATATCCTATAGGCCTATACAACCTTCTGACCTTGAGATCTTAGAGAAAATCCATGACGATTTATTTCCCATTAGGTACGTAATCTCATTCGCTACTTTCTCATGGCCATGTTCTTTGCTACCATGACACAGCTTTCTACAAAAGGTTTTGCCAATCTCTCTACAGGTACGAGGCTGAGTTTTTCCAAAATGTCGTCAATGGACATGATATTGTGTCATGGGCAGCTGTTGATCGAAGTCGTCCAAATGGTCAAGGTGATGAACTTATTGGATTTGTAACCGCACGAATTGTTCTTGCAAGAGAAAGTGAGGTGTGTCCTCtatattcctagcctctttctTTCCTGTGTGATTCTGTGGGGAGGAATCACCCTAACCGTAAATTATTGTGGTTATTATTTGGTCTTTCTGGTTTAACTGAAGTCATTGGAAAATTGGGAGTACTTATAGAGTTCAACATTCCAGATTTTGCAAGTATATGGAAGTATGGTTTGCTGCattgttttgttcaattttcCTGAATTACCCTAACTCTTTTATGAAAAAACGATTGGTGTTGTAGATAGGGGATTTGCTCAGTTTCGACTCATCAAATTCAGATCAGACATTAGTCTACATTTTGACACTGGGAGTAGTAGAATCTTTCAGAAATCTTGGCATAGGTAAAAGTTTGTCTCTTTATTGTTATGGAGTCTAAGACTTTCTTTCACTACATGGTAATTTGTTTCCCTTGGACTTGCAGCTTCAGCACTTATTCGTGAGGTCATAAAATATGCCTCAAGTATTCCAACCTGCAGAGCAATTTACTTGCATGTCATTTCTTACAATAATTCTGCAATCCATTTGTACAAGAAAATGTCATTCATGTGTGTAAGAAGGTTGCAAGGCTTTTACTTGATCAATGGTCAGCATTATGATTCATATCTGTTTGTGTACTATGTAAATGGTGGCCGATCTCCTTGCTCGCCATTGTAAGTATAACACGCTTCTTTTTTGGTTCATTCTGATATGCCATGTTGTTATATATGGAGATAATATTTTCCTTCTTTAATAAAAAGATGATTGCAGATTTGTAGAGAATAAATTTCTGAACATTTTGGCTACCTGCAGTGGAAATGTTTAGCTCGCTCGTTTCACCTACGGCATGGATTTTCATTCTTTAGAGGCAATGTgaatatataaacaagtttaaaaAATTAGGAGAAGACGTAACAAAAACCAGGAATTTCAATTAACTTATGTTATTGATGTGCATTGATCTGCTAGATGTTGGTATCTTGAATTCCTGAAGTTGGAAGTTATTATACTTGTACGTCCAGCTATTTAAAACATAGAGTTTACATGTTTTTGTTGAAATTCCTCGGCAAAATGATGCAGGGAAAAAAGGATTCTCTGGTAGAAGAAAATAAGAACCGTGCATTAGCAGAGAAAACCATAGCATAGATGCATGTGACATTCTGGTTTTATTTACCTGTCGAAAATAAAGTCTCCGTCTTGTCAAGTACTTCTAAACTGATCAGGTTATTGATTGTTGTTTTGGGATTGTTTTATGTTGCAGGGAGCTGGTTACAGGGACGCTGAATTTTATGAGGAATGGTCTTAAGTCTGTGTTTGCAATGCTACGGAAGAATGAAGACAGGAAGGTGTCAAAGTGGGCAAAATGTAAAGAAAACCATAGCCTTATATCGACCGGACCAAACAGGAGAAACATGACTGCGGCAGAGTGTACAGGGTACGAGTGTGTTTGATTTGTTTGTTCATATTAGAAGTTGGATCGACAGACAGAGAGAGACGGAGAGATGAGCAATGAGCGAGCAGGAGGGGAGGTTATGTTGATGCAAAGTTATAAAACGTTGCTTTGCCCCTATGCTTTCTGTTTAAACCATACCAATAtacattttacattttaaatTACGGCGGAATAACGTCCCCGATGTAATAAACgttgttgtgttgtgttgtaGTTGGATGAAGTTAATTAAGTACAAGAAGCAGGGCGTCACTCGTGAGATCCTTGATTACTtgttattttcttctttgttgATCTCTTAAGTTATCCTCTACCACACAATAGttactttttttctttatgaaatgtCGACTCGCGTATGGTATAAGATTTAGGACGAGATCATCTCACCGTCACTGATAAGCTAAATAAAACATTACTTACTTCGCCTCCAGCCTCTGGCCTCCGGCCTCCTAGAGTGAAAAAACCTAAAAATTCTTGGAGGGCACGCAAGTATGTGTTGTCCAGAATGTAAATGGCAGGGGCCTCCAAATGTATCCAAGCAATCTTCGAATCGAACTGAACCAAATCGatcgatgaagaagaagaagaagaaaaataataataattaagttTCCTTTCTCCTCCCCATCCCTAACCCCAACTAAAAATAGTCTACTCGTCTTTAATTGGCGGaaatagaaacaaaattagTGTATGATCAAGTCTTCTGGTGTGTCCGTTAATTAAGTAATGAAATATTTGGAGGGAGAGTTGCCCTTAATTTGTGGAGCGGGGGAAACTCAGCCTCCAGCCtcacacatgcatgcatgcatgtttctTGCGattaatatgtgtgtgtgtgtgtgtgtgtgtatatatatatatatatatatataggggtgaggtacagaaaagaagaaaccacataaacttggaattgaagaaaaaataacaaaaaacaagGAATAAATTTATAATGACAGCATCATCTTCTCTCCCAGCGATGGGTAATCGCCTGGGGAACCGGCAGCTTGCAGCCCTCGCTCTCTGCCTTGTATTGCTCCTCGATGTTACTACCACCACGTTGGTATTGGCCTCCAAAAAGGGAAAAGGCGGCGGAGGCGGACATGGCAAAGGCGGCGGTGGCGGACATGGCAAAGGCGGCGGTTCAAATAAAGGTGCTGCAAAGAAACATGGCGGTCCACAAAAAGGTGGTGCACATGGAACTGCTGGCGCTAAACCCGGTGGTGCTAAGCCAACTCCAACTCCAAACGCTGTTGGTGCAGCACCTGCTGCCGGCGGCACCGTCCCAGCACCTGGCACTGTTGGCgctaatccaaatccaattccaaACGCTGGTCCAGGTGCTTATCTAACTCCAATGCCAAACGCTGGTGGTGCttatccaattccaattccagaCGCTGGTGGTGCaaatccaattccaattccagaCGCTGGTGGTGCAGCACCTGCTGCTGGCGGCACCGTCCCAGCACCTGGAACTGCTGGCGCTAAACCCGGTGGTGTTAATCCAACTCCAACTCCAACTCCAACTCCAAACGCCGGTGGTGCAGCACATGCTACAGGCGGCACCGTCCCAGCTCCTGGAGTTGGCGGACCCATCACATACCACGGAGGGCCTCTAATGACCGGCAACATTAACCTTTCCATCCTATTTTACGGTGAGTTCAAATCCGAACAGAGGGAAGTGATTCGGACTTTCCTGAGGTCCCTCGAGAACACGGAGAACGATCACGTCGCGGCGGTGCACAGGTGGTGGGACATCGTCGAGAGCTACCAATTGTTCGCTAGTCCAACCCCCGGTAAAGGTACCCCACCCAAACTCCGCATCAAGGTGGGGACCCAGCAGAGCGACGACAAGTACTCGATTGGAAAAGTGATAACCTATGAGTTCATCAAGAGACTGTTAAAGAAGGCCGACTCCGGAAAGCCCAACACTATTACCGTGATCTTTACCGGGAGCCAAGTGACGGTGCACAGCTTGTGCCGTGGCAGATGCTACGAGCATGGCTTGGTTGAGAACAGACCCTACATCGTCGTCGGCAACCCCGAAATCTTGTGCTCCGGGAGTTGCGCTTGGCCATTCCAGAGGCTGGACTACGGTACTCCTAATCAAGTGCCGGTGAAGCCCCCCAACGGCGACATGGGCATTGACGCCATGGTCGTCCACTTCGCCTCCGCCTTGGCTTCCGCCGTCACCAACCCATTCAACACTGGATTCTTCAAGCCGGGACCCAAGAGCGACCCCATCGAAGCCGTCACAGCCTGCGAAAACATCTTCGGAAGCGGCGCCGTCCCAGGCCAGACCGGCAAGGTTGAGGTCGACCCCGCTACCGGTGCCTCCTACAATGCCATCGGAGAGAATGGTATGAAGTTCATGCTCCCGGCCGTCTGGGACCCACGAACTTCTTCCTGCTGGACCTCCATGTAATGTAATTTATCTCATAAAAAAATGCTACTCTTACTATATATTTATAACGAGTCCTGAGTCCTGAGTCCTGACTGAGGACAGTACTTCAATTCCCCCAGTCCCATGGTCCTGAGTCCTGACTGAGGACAGTACTTCAATTCCCCCAGTCCCATGATGATCAGGTATTAATTAATGCTTGATCCATGtaatttttccctttttgtttATGATTTAATTGCCCACCTGACATGATTACTggccatgcatgcatgcatgacgACCTAGTGTCATTTATGAAACTGAGATCAATTGcaattttcttctccttctttcctTTAGTCTTATTCATCCTTCACATTAATTCATTTGATGTTCCCAAAtcaatttgttatttttttttggtactgTAATTTTTAGTTCATTGCACAAATAGTGGAAATC
This genomic window contains:
- the LOC126626017 gene encoding syntaxin-22-like; protein product: MSFQDLEAGSSPQQQHQQRRPFVYSNAIQNQQQNRSQNLYEPSQALSAGIFQINTAVSTFYRLVNSLGTPRDTLQLRDKLHKTRAHIGQLVKDTSDKLKQASETDHHAQVTVVKKIADAKLAKDFQAVLKEFQKAQRLAAERETTYAPFVPKDVLPSSYHAHEQEMSSSRSSKHQTLLLESKRQEVVLADNEIAFNEAIIEEREQGIQEIQQQISEVNEIFKDLAVLVHDQGAIIDDIGANIENSHAATVQATSHLVKASKTQRSNSSLTCLLLVIFGVILIIVIIVVMA
- the LOC126626028 gene encoding histone acetyltransferase MCC1-like, translated to MWHKWKEKFMSKLSKYIKYLLGIDNTIPMVNPKLPRRPAISYRPIQPSDLEILEKIHDDLFPIRYEAEFFQNVVNGHDIVSWAAVDRSRPNGQGDELIGFVTARIVLARESEIGDLLSFDSSNSDQTLVYILTLGVVESFRNLGIASALIREVIKYASSIPTCRAIYLHVISYNNSAIHLYKKMSFMCVRRLQGFYLINGQHYDSYLFVYYVNGGRSPCSPLELVTGTLNFMRNGLKSVFAMLRKNEDRKVSKWAKCKENHSLISTGPNRRNMTAAECTGYECV